A single genomic interval of Corallococcus caeni harbors:
- a CDS encoding endonuclease V — MLACVDVDYRPDVTVAACVLFRGWTDAKEAGHLVERGPIAEPYEPGQFYRRELPHLLRVLAGVQEPLEAIVVDGYVWLGEDKPGLGAHLYEALCRAVPVIGVAKTPYVTTGPALPIVRGQSLKPLLITAIGMETATAAEHIRRMHGSSRLPTMLKFVDRLCRES; from the coding sequence ATGCTCGCTTGCGTGGACGTGGACTACCGCCCTGATGTCACCGTGGCCGCGTGCGTCCTCTTCCGCGGCTGGACGGACGCCAAGGAGGCCGGGCACCTGGTGGAGCGGGGCCCCATCGCGGAGCCCTACGAGCCCGGCCAGTTCTACCGCCGCGAGCTGCCGCACCTGCTGCGGGTGCTGGCCGGGGTGCAGGAGCCGCTGGAGGCCATCGTCGTGGACGGCTACGTGTGGCTCGGGGAGGACAAGCCGGGCCTGGGCGCCCACCTGTACGAGGCGCTCTGCCGCGCGGTGCCTGTCATCGGCGTGGCCAAGACGCCCTATGTCACCACCGGCCCGGCCCTGCCCATCGTGCGCGGCCAGAGCCTGAAGCCCTTACTCATCACCGCCATCGGCATGGAGACCGCGACCGCCGCGGAGCACATCCGGCGGATGCACGGCTCCTCGCGCCTGCCGACGATGCTGAAGTTCGTGGACCGGCTGTGCCGGGAGTCCTGA